A window from Felis catus isolate Fca126 chromosome B1, F.catus_Fca126_mat1.0, whole genome shotgun sequence encodes these proteins:
- the LOC102901432 gene encoding formin-like protein 5, with protein MAQTQTRPLTPSLGTGRKGNTPESPGHPGGLARGSPSTPGAGPREPSAPGNDPGRREFPCPPPPHPPAAPGAAPSPPGIKAVLPARGATESAPPALPPAVQLQPPPPRLPELSPMAHTAPRAPRLLGAALLLLLLVPAARRAAGAPVVTELRCQCLQTVQGIHPKNIQSVKVTPSGPHCAHTEVIATLKNGHEACLNPEAPVVKRIIEKMLSKGSNN; from the exons ATGGCACAGACTCAAACAAGGCCACTCACGCCCTCTTTGGGGACTGGGCGGAAAGGGAACACGCCCGAGTCGCCTGGACACCCGGGAGGCCTGGCACGCGGGTCCCCCTCCaccccgggggcggggccgcgcgaACCTTCCGCACCCGGGAATGACCCGGGGCGCCGGGAatttccctgcccaccccccccccacccccccgctgcGCCCGGCGCCGCGCCGAGTCCACCAGGGATAAAAGCGGTTCTCCCGGCTCGGGGAGCCACAGAGTCCGCTCCGCCAGCCCTCCCGCCAGCCGTCCAGCTCCAGCCACCGCCGCCGCGACTCCCCGAGCTGAGCCCCATGGCCCACACCGCGCCCCGCGCTCCCCGGCTCCTCGGCGCCGCGCTGCTGCTCCTGCTCCTGGTCCCCGCCGCCCGGCGCGCCGCAG GGGCGCCCGTCGTCACCGAGCTGCGCTGCCAGTGCCTGCAGACCGTGCAGGGCATTCACCCCAAGAACATCCAGAGCGTCAAGGTGACGCCGTCGGGCCCCCACTGCGCCCACACCGAAGTCAT AGCCACTCTCAAGAACGGACACGAAGCCTGTCTCAACCCCGAAGCCCCCGTGGTCAAGAGAATCATCGAAAAGATGCTAAGCAA